One stretch of Daphnia pulicaria isolate SC F1-1A chromosome 8, SC_F0-13Bv2, whole genome shotgun sequence DNA includes these proteins:
- the LOC124312057 gene encoding uncharacterized protein LOC124312057, protein MRLFRRRTDGQQLQPESNGGAAGATEAAALLVSLDSNGSGAADQDQLIASSRSERDTLDDNNYQTVKALPAMVVINSPKSLKLKGGPSTWGKKVGRKWEQNKKVVNQPSANVSDSTPLMDGQQQQQGEGDGPVEPVPPPPPASSSSPTAIPLENPFAQSCCEGVAPSVSGKKLLQPQQQQRCRPAVVNNKTGAKRRVSRVESLRNLFLRSSKPSSSMMARAESIAAGQQQQHPPTSQQEPSTPHPMMLVLADAPDVIQEAQKKTILIRESSISTISGGSSSSNRLMPLPNRSISLENVSASSGVMGDIQPDVAGTVSKKSHFPYSFIRSRLHRPLLSSSCEAEVETASTTGSSKSHNHLPASNPVVSCSKSGSELNANTTASCDDLIKESARQSSHPDLQLASIRYRSVVSVRQNQQEETFKLVRRKRSFSLAALPLSAAEATQTSSANSHRSEESGYESDATRNGYESPRRASADSGKPDPASSIHVSFVSSLKSVEQEPELAGHSRPARPTPTPTKNRPMDHLQADKFSLDGDFDVLDGRVSQQQQHRCCNCRCNNNSQQPDGMQQQLNSSRKEPTVMFGVAQLRTLETAGSRSPRHLPVISDSAQAGRYARSSSLDRKKWLQPSVLVEIGGASHFNDALNHISLPPGYGAQHVTQHPPRPSSSFAYAPQYQTQQQQPPQAQPQQPQRQFKMLRLVKGETGELGIYIKKKPSPDSGSVGYVIAGIEPGALAHRDGRLQIGDEIINVNGCRLRGVGLQEARDILQNSPKEVDIVIARCSADAVGSSSCSSSGRSTATTDESCTDTAENSPSPTPTPRVSSPSPPRYYDPNIRSSPALASIHKLTQGDITTATTAAVRNKTPHHQRRSRSAHPQRKSMGPLNMATDPTATSTHGPPVTTSTSEVGLRRPKSLSLFIYTITYEKGAGKKSLGFSVVGGRDSPKGSMGIYVKTIFPSGQAAEEATLREGDEILAVNGTPLQGLSHAEAIAVFKSIRNGQVVVHAARRDTANRSKSKSCDELDRVE, encoded by the exons ATGAGGCTCTTCCGGCGACGGACGGACGGCCAGCAGTTGCAGCCAGAGTCCAATGGTGGTGCAGCAGGAGCCACTGAGGCAGCAGCCCTGTTGGTTTCCTTGGATTCCAACGGCAGCGGAGCCGCCGATCAGGATCAGCTGATTGCCAGCAGTCGCAGCGAAAGGGACACGCTGGACGACAACAATTATCAAACCGTCAAAGCTCTTCCGGCCATGGTCGTCATCAACTCGCCGAAAAGCCTCAAGCTTAAAG GCGGGCCGTCTACGTGGGGCAAGAAGGTCGGCCGCAAGTGGGAACAGAATAAGAAAGTGGTGAATCAGCCGTCAGCCAATGTCAGCGATTCGACTCCGCTGATggatgggcagcagcagcagcagggagAAGGAGACGGACCGGTCGAACCagtgccaccaccaccaccggccAGCAGCTCGTCACCAACGGCGATTCCACTTGAAAATCCATTTGCCCAGTCGTGTTGTGAGGGTGTGGCCCCGTCTGTGAGTGGCAAGAAACTCTTgcagccacaacaacaacaaagatgCCGTCCAGCTGTTGTAAACAACAAGACGGGCGCCAAGCGACGGGTCAGTCGCGTCGAATCACTCCGCAACCTGTTTCTGCGCTCGTCAAAACCTTCGTCCTCGATGATGGCGCGTGCCGAATCCATCGCGgcagggcaacaacaacagcatccaCCTACGTCGCAGCAGGAGCCGTCAACTCCTCACCCGATGATGCTGGTGCTGGCCGACGCTCCGGACGTCATCCAAGAGGCGCAAAAGAAAACCATTTTGATCCGGGAGAGTAGCATCAGCACCATCAGTGGCGggagtagcagcagcaaccgtCTGATGCCGTTACCCAATCGTTCCATCAGTTTGGAGAACGTGTCGGCCTCTTCGGGCGTCATGGGGGACATCCAGCCGGACGTGGCTGGGACGGTCAGCAAGAAGAGTCATTTCCCTTATTCTTTTATTCGCTCACGTCTTCATCGCCCTCTCCTCTCGTCCAGCTGCGAAGCCGAGGTGGAAACGGCCAGCACCACCGGCAGCAGCAAGAGCCACAACCACCTTCCAGCATCGAATCCAGTTGTTTCTTGTTCAAAGTCCGGCTCGGAATTGAACGCCAACACGACCGCCAGCTGTGATGATTTGATCAAAGAATCTGCCCGTCAATCTTCTCACCCGGATCTGCAATTGGCCTCCATTCGCTACCGGAGTGTCGTCAGCGTCAGGCAGAATCAGCAAGAGGAAACTTTCAAACTGGTCCGCCGGAAGAGGAGCTTTTCCCTGGCCGCTTTGCCGCTGTCGGCTGCCGAAGCCACGCAAACGTCATCGGCCAACAGCCATCGATCGGAGGAGAGCGGATATGAAAGCGATGCGACCCGCAATGGATACGAATCGCCGCGACGGGCGTCGGCCGACAGCGGCAAACCGGATCCGGCCAGCAGCATTCACGTTTCGTTCGTGTCGTCGCTGAAATCGGTGGAACAGGAACCGGAACTGGCCGGGCATTCAAGACCGGCCCGCCCAACACCTACACCGACCAAGAACCGACCAATGGATCATCTTCAGGCCGACAAGTTTTCGCTGGACGGAGATTTTGACGTGCTGGATGGACGAgtgagccagcagcagcagcacagatgCTGCAACTGCcgctgcaacaacaacagtcaaCAGCCGGACggcatgcagcagcagctcaacaGCAGTCGAAAGGAACCGACCGTCATGTTTGGTGTGGCCCAGTTGAGAACGCTGGAAACGGCCGGATCGCGCAGTCCTAGACACTTGCCCGTCATCAGCGACTCTGCACAGGCCGGCCGATACGCCCGTTCCTCTTCGCTGGATCGGAAAAAGTGGCTGCAGCCGTCGGTTTTGGTGGAAATTGGAGGCGCGTCACACTTCAACGACGCCTTGAATCACATTTCTCTACCTCCCGGCTACGGAGCCCAGCACGTCACTCAACATCCGCCGCGTCCGTCCTCGTCCTTTGCCTACGCCCCGCAGTACcagacgcagcagcagcagccgccgcaAGCCCAGCCGCAGCAACCGCAACGACAATTCAAAATGTTGCGACTAGTCAAAGGAGAAACGGGCGAACTGGGCATTTACATCAAGAAGAAGCCCAGTCCCGATTCGGGATCGGTGGGTTATGTCATTGCCGGCATCGAACCAGGAGCTTTGGCCCACAG GGATGGCCGTCTGCAAATTGGCGACGAGATCATCAACGTCAATGGCTGTCGGCTGCGCGGAGTCGGACTTCAGGAGGCCCGCGACATTCTCCAAAATTCGCCCAAGGAGGTGGACATTGTCATCGCCCGGTGCAGCGCCGACGCcgttggcagcagcagctgcagcagcagcggtcgCTCGACGGCGACGACGGACGAGAGTTGCACGGACACGGCGGAGAACAGTCCGTCCCCTACACCGACGCCTCGTGTTTCCTCGCCGTCGCCACCTCGTTATTACGATCCGAACATCCGGTCGTCGCCGGCCTTGGCCTCGATCCATAAACTGACGCAAGGTGACATAACGACGGCGACGACGGCCGCGGTCCGCAACAAGACGCCTCATCATCAGCGTCGCTCGCGGTCGGCCCACCCGCAACGCAAATCTATGGGCCCGTTGAACATGGCAACGGACCCGACGGCAACTTCGACTCACGGTCCTCCCGTCACGACCTCTACAAGCGAAGTGGGTTTGAGGCGACCCAAATCCTTGTCACTGTTCATCTACACCATCACCTACGAGAAAGGGGCGGGCAAGAAGAGTCTCGGCTTCAGCGTCGTCGGCGGACGAGATTCTCCAAAAGGATCCATGGGCATTTATGTCAAAAC GATTTTCCCGAGTGGTCAAGCAGCCGAAGAAGCCACTTTGAGAGAAG GAGATGAGATCCTGGCCGTGAACGGCACACCCCTGCAAGGCCTGTCGCACGCCGAGGCCATAGCCGTTTTCAAATCCATTCGCAACGGTCAGGTTGTGGTTCACGCCGCCCGCCGGGACACGGCAAATAGAAG CAAATCCAAGTCGTGCGATGAACTCGACCGCGTCGAATGA
- the LOC124312149 gene encoding sulfotransferase 1A2-like, giving the protein MSQSNEKVIGKAGNFEFEVIPKTLTSPFTEHFPNYTEGLAKGSPGGFVLSPEYARHAEECLQFQPRSDDVWIVTFPKCGTTWTQELVWMVMNDCNEEVGLKLPLNLRSPFLEFPYLTPAQPKDAPLELNKLVSLETIEKMPSPRLIKTHLPLYLLHPNLLDTSKVVYVVRNPKDVIVSYLYHHRLIKFQNFTGTLVQFAQYFMDDELYYSPFFAHALEAWAQRRHPNMLFLFYEDMKNNLRGEIERVADFLGKSLSGEQLARLVVHLQFENFAKNESVNFEAGKQMGFMNQEGRFIRKGETGDWKNHFSPELNDRIDQWIEKNLAGTDLKFVTELR; this is encoded by the exons ATGTCGCAAAGCAACGAGAAAGTGATCGGCAAAGCAGGAAATTTCGAATTTGAAGTGATCCCCAAAACTCTGACCAGTCCATTTACTGAGCACTTTCCTAATTACACTGAAGGATTGGCTAAAGGGTCACCCGGTGGATTTGTCCTGTCTCCAGAATACGCTCGTCATGCCGAAGAATGTCTGCAATTCCAACCGAGAAGTGACGATGTTTGGATTGTTACTTTCCCGAAATGCG GAACCACATGGACACAAGAATTAGTGTGGATGGTGATGAACGATTGCAACGAAGAAGTTGGGTTGAAACTACCTTTGAATCTACGTTCCCCTTTTCTTGA GTTTCCGTACCTCACTCCGGCGCAACCGAAAGACGCTCCACTGGAATTGAATAAATTAGTTTCTTTGGAAACTATTGAAAAGATGCCATCGCCACGTCTAATCAAGACCCACTTGCCATTATACCTTCTCCATCCAAATCTGCTTGACACTAGCAAG GTAGTTTACGTGGTCCGCAATCCAAAGGATGTAATTGTTTCCTACTTGTATCACCACAGACTGATCAAATTTCAGAACTTTACTGGAACATTGGTTCAGTTTGCTCAGTATTTCATGGATGACGAAT TGTACTATTCGCCGTTCTTCGCTCACGCCTTGGAGGCTTGGGCTCAGCGCCGTCACCCCAACATGCTGTTCCTTTTTTACGAGGACATGAAAAAT AATTTGAGGGGAGAAATCGAACGAGTCGCGGATTTCCTTGGTAAAAGCTTGTCGGGAGAACAACTGGCCAGACTCGTCGTTCATCTTCAGTTCGAAAATTTCGCAAAGAACGAATCAGTCAACTTTGAAGCGGGAAAACAAATGGGTTTTATGAACCAAGAAGGGCGTTTCATCCGAAAAG gAGAAACAGGAGATTGGAAAAATCATTTCAGTCCGGAATTAAACGACCGAATCGACCAATGGATCGAGAAAAACCTGGCGGGGACAGATTTGAAATTCGTCACGGAATTGCGATGA
- the LOC124312146 gene encoding sulfotransferase 1B1-like, whose product MTNPENPSDSPEVVPEWNIKFNPVEVNGDLKEHFTNYEQHGLMKSEPGGFLLTDEYARHAKEISRFQPRSDDVWVVTFPKCGTTWTQELVWMILNNCDPIGSKAPLIVRSPFLEFPYMIGSCLPPEHSKMLITLDKVEQMPSPRVIKSHLPFYLLNPKLLDTCKVVYVARNPKDVIVSYFHHHKLIQFHNFTEDVEKFARYFMDDELLFSPFFPHIIEAWNKRHNPNMLFLFYEDLKKDLLGEIKKVATFLNKSLSEEQLTNLKEHLKFDTFSKNESVNMEMAKKLGGFNPDGHFIRKGKTGDWKNHFGPEVNKQIDEWMEKNLSGTDLKFITELEFQD is encoded by the exons ATGACAAACCCCGAAAATCCTTCAGATTCTCCTGAAGTTGTTCCTGAGTGGAACATAAAATTCAATCCTGTAGAAGTGAATGGAGACTTGAAAGAACACTTTACAAACTACGAGCAGCATGGACTGATGAAGAGCGAACCTGGTGGCTTTCTGTTGACGGATGAGTATGCACGCCATGCCAAAGAAATTTCACGTTTTCAACCAAGGAGCGACGACGTTTGGGTAGTAACCTTTCCAAAATGCG GAACGACGTGGACACAGGAATTAGTGTGGATGATTCTCAACAATTGTGATCCAATTGGATCTAAGGCACCATTAATAGTTCGGTCACCCTTTCTAGA GTTCCCATACATGATTGGTAGCTGTCTTCCACCAGAGCACAGCAAAATGCTGATAACACTTGATAAGGTTGAGCAAATGCCTTCACCAAGAGTTATTAAAAGCCATCTGCCATTTTATCTTCTTAATCCGAAGTTATTGGATACTTGCAAG GTGGTTTATGTAGCCCGTAATCCAAAAGATGTcattgtttcatattttcatcATCACAAACTTATTCAGTTTCATAATTTTACTGAAGATGTTGAAAAATTCGCCCGATACTTTATGGATGATGAAC TcctgttttctccttttttccctcATATTATTGAAGCCTGGAACAAACGCCACAACCCAAACATGCTCTTTCTCTTCTACGAAGATCTTAAAAAG GATTTACTTGGAGAAATTAAGAAGGTCGCCACATTTCTCAACAAATCTCTGTCGGAAGAGCAACTTACAAATCTCAaagaacatttaaaatttgatacTTTTTCGAAGAACGAGTCAGTCAACATGGAAATGGCCAAAAAGTTAGGCGGATTCAATCCCGATGGTCACTTCATTCGCAAAG GGAAAACTGGTGATTGGAAAAATCATTTTGGCCCAGAGGTGAATAAGCAAATCGATGAGTGGATGGAAAAAAACTTGAGTGGCACTGACCTCAAGTTTATAACAGAACTTGAATTCCAAGATTAA
- the LOC124312152 gene encoding smad nuclear interacting protein 1-like yields the protein MVKHNEDERSPKRSHERGHERGKTHRRREERDSSPPRKSSRSDHYHSRSDEYERSRKSDSRRHDSQVSHKESNRRNDPPIPVKIKKEPVSDDEQSFRRPQHNEGPSRRNEQPHSEDRPPRPFKQRRKSPRSEDAEAANYQYGQQVKDEEEEETPVEKQKPNFGLSGKLTEEKNVFNGVVVKYSEPPEARIPKRRWRFYVFKGEEALPTLYLHRQSAYLIGRDRKVADIPIDHPSCSKQHAAIQFRLVNYERPDGTAGRTVRPYIIDLEAANGTFVNNQKIESKRYVELFEKDVVKFGFSSREYVLLHEESKTDASLDDMGVGQ from the coding sequence ATGGTAAAGCACAATGAAGACGAGAGGAGTCCTAAAAGGTCCCACGAACGAGGCCATGAAAGAGGCAAGACTCACAGACGTCGTGAAGAACGTGACTCTTCCCCTCCACGAAAATCTTCACGAAGCGACCATTACCATTCAAGAAGTGACGAATATGAAAGAAGTCGAAAATCAGACAGCAGGAGACATGATTCACAAGTTTCACATAAAGAAAGTAATCGAAGAAATGACCCACCAATTCCAGTTAAAATCAAGAAAGAACCAGTTAGTGATGATGAACAAAGTTTCAGACGTCCACAACACAATGAAGGGCCTTCAAGACGGAATGAGCAACCACATTCAGAAGATCGACCACCAAGACCTTTTAAGCAGAGACGCAAAAGCCCCCGAAGTGAAGATGCTGAAGCAGCCAACTACCAGTATGGCCAACAAGttaaagatgaagaagaagaagaaacacccGTCGAAAAGCAAAAACCCAACTTTGGTCTATCAGGAAAATTGACTGAAGAGAAGAATGTTTTCAATGGTGTAGTCGTCAAATACAGTGAACCACCTGAAGCCAGAATTCCCAAGCGACGGTGGCGTTTTTACGTCTTTAAAGGGGAAGAGGCATTGCCTACGTTGTACCTTCACCGTCAAAGCGCCTACTTAATCGGAAGAGATCGTAAAGTTGCTGATATTCCAATCGACCATCCCTCTTGCTCGAAACAGCACGCTGCGATCCAATTTCGGTTGGTAAACTACGAACGGCCTGATGGAACTGCAGGACGTACTGTCCGGCCATATATTATTGATCTGGAAGCAGCCAATGGTACTTttgtaaataatcaaaaaattgaatccaAACGTTACGTCGAATTGTTCGAGAAGGATGTGGTGAAGTTTGGCTTCAGTTCCCGAGAATATGTTCTCCTTCATGAAGAAAGCAAAACAGATGCTAGTTTGGACGATATGGGAGTGGGGCAGTGA
- the LOC124312114 gene encoding biotin--protein ligase-like: MLFVTKIAGVMRPVERLLASSARPPNILICTSDREVFQQYRALFESTLEPDCYALYHLDELSFRSKRAWLSNTSLLVLASRWSDNDLHDPLEEYIKKGGQCLSLHPFSPKWLNGTQVNGVTKYVSDQGLLVSPVDKLDFAEVLPHILELHFHIKTQVRSQQEARVESQQMIGHLIAEPYHQEAFFRNFGRQSPDMMTVELTKSFSTNKQELPINIRRNQSSRFNQRDYFDMLKTKVLGRTGLYFDVVGSTHSVLEGCDSFPDGLVVIARRQSQGRGRSGNVWMSPEGCAMFSLRMRFPLQSELGRHLPLLQHIVALAIVLAAKGLPHCHDLQLGVKWPNDVYHQDVSRKINTKIGGVLVTTSIMGSIVVAAIGCGVNLNNQRPTLCLNDLIRQVGETRPLSLEHFLAAVFNQLENLVDLISCGRLNQVLALYHQHWLHSKGTEVTVLTADDETVTAQILGIDEHGFLRVQPREGPSITVHPDGNSFDMLNGLLVPKLIR; this comes from the exons ATGTTATTC GTAACCAAAATTGCTGGTGTCATGAGACCTGTGGAACGACTGCTGGCCTCCTCAGCAAGACCGCCCAACATTCTAATATGTACGAGTGACAGAGAAGTATTTCAACAATATCGAGCCCTCTTTGAATCCACACTAGAGCCGGATTG TTATGCCCTTTACCATCTCGATGAACTCTCATTTCGTTCTAAAAGAGCTTGGCTAAGCAACACAAGCCTCCTAGTACTTGCTTCTCGATGGTCTGATAATGACTTGCACGATCCGCTGGAAGAGTACATCAAGAAGGGTGGTCAATGTCTTTCCCTACACCCtttttctccaaaatggcTGAATGGAACCCAAGTGAATGGCGTTACAAAGTACGTATCTGATCAAGGCTTACTAGTCTCACCAGTCGACAAGCTTGATTTCGCTGAAGTACTTCCGCATATTCTAGAACTTCACTTCCACATTAAGACACAAGTCAGAAGTCAACAGGAGGCTCGTGTTGAATCACAGCAAATGATTGGCCATTTAATCGCTGAACCTTATCACCAAGAAGCTTTTTTCCGTAATTTTGGCCGACAGTCCCCTGATATGATGACTGTTGAGCTCACCAAGTCATTTTCGACAAACAAGCAAGAACTACCGATAAATATTCGCAGAAACCAAAGCTCAAGATTTAACCAACGCGATTATTTTGAT ATGCTGAAGACCAAAGTCTTGGGTCGAACAGGCCTGTATTTCGATGTGGTTGGATCTACCCACTCGGTTTTGGAGGGATGTGATTCATTTCCAGATGGTTTGGTCGTGATTGCCCGACGTCAGAGTCAAGGTCGAGGACGAAGTGGTAATGTCTGGATGAGTCCTGAAGGTTGCGCCATGTTCTCCTTGCGGATGCGGTTTCCTTTGCAGTCGGAACTCGGAAGGCACTTGCCTCTTCTTCAACACATTGTTGCATTGGCAATAGTATTAGCAGCTAAAGGTCTCCCACACTGCCAC GATTTGCAGCTGGGAGTAAAATGGCCCAACGATGTCTACCATCAAGATGTCTCTCGAAAAATTAACACTAAAATTGGGGGTGTTTTAGTGACCACTTCCATAATGGGATCAATAGTCGTAGCAGCCATTGGTTGCGGTGTAAATCTGAACAATCAACGACCGACGTTGTGTCTTAATGATCTCATCCGCCAGGTAGGAGAAACCCGCCCACTTTCACTGGAACACTTTCTTGCTGCCGTATTCAATCAACTAGAAAATTTAGTGGATTTAATCTCTTGTGGCCGACTGAACCAAGTTCTGGCGTTATATCACCAACACTGGCTTCATAGCAAAGGAACTGAAGTAACTGTCTTGACTGCCGACGATGAAACTGTTACAGCTCAAATTTTAGGAATAGATGAACATGGTTTTCTACGTGTACAACCCCGGGAGGGACCGAGCATCACGGTGCATCCAGACGGCAATTCTTTTGACATGCTTAATGGATTGTTGGTCCCCAAACTGATACGCTAA